A stretch of the Geovibrio thiophilus genome encodes the following:
- a CDS encoding sigma-54-dependent transcriptional regulator, with the protein MLSVLLIDDEIRWMESFKKVLSNYKITSEDNIFTAQNGSSAMEILSGRSINIIFLDLILENEHGEDVLKQIRSEFPEVTVVIMTGMNDIFTAVNCMREGAADYLVKTATVDEHIASVKRISAMCDLIAENKALKKSIFSDHAGEFDRFVTCSPKMFTIFKYLSAIVASKEPVLICGESGVGKGVLAKAFANVARQDKPFVSVNIAGLDEQIFSDTLFGHIKGAYTGAEHNRTGLIQQAENGVIFLDEIGELPMSLQIKLLYLLQERVYQQLGSDNIKHSEARFILATNDDLRKKQETGQFRKDLFYRISTHSVTIPPLRERKNDIPLLFEYFLKEISFETEMQIPHYDDSLIYFLMKCDFPGNVRELRSAVYNAVLKGGSTLTIDDFHHLDNGSNMPANTFTEEDILPTVNEIVNQLIYEAMRRSGNNQRKAASLIGLSQSTLSRKLRM; encoded by the coding sequence ATGCTGTCCGTGCTTTTAATTGACGATGAAATAAGATGGATGGAATCTTTCAAAAAAGTGCTTTCCAATTACAAAATAACATCGGAAGATAATATCTTCACTGCTCAGAACGGTTCCTCAGCAATGGAGATTCTATCCGGTCGCAGCATAAACATAATATTCCTTGATCTTATACTGGAAAATGAACACGGAGAGGATGTCCTCAAGCAAATACGCAGTGAGTTTCCCGAAGTGACAGTTGTTATAATGACAGGGATGAACGATATTTTCACGGCAGTAAACTGTATGAGGGAGGGTGCTGCCGATTATCTTGTAAAAACGGCTACAGTGGATGAGCATATTGCCAGTGTGAAAAGAATAAGCGCAATGTGCGATCTTATTGCTGAAAATAAAGCTCTGAAAAAAAGTATTTTTTCCGATCACGCCGGAGAGTTTGACAGGTTTGTTACATGCAGCCCGAAAATGTTTACCATCTTTAAATACCTTTCCGCAATAGTTGCCAGCAAGGAACCTGTTCTGATATGCGGGGAAAGCGGTGTCGGCAAAGGTGTTCTGGCAAAAGCATTCGCAAACGTCGCCAGACAGGACAAGCCTTTTGTTTCCGTCAATATAGCAGGGCTTGATGAGCAGATTTTTTCTGATACCCTTTTCGGACATATCAAAGGAGCCTACACCGGCGCGGAGCATAACAGAACAGGTCTTATACAGCAGGCTGAAAACGGTGTAATCTTTCTGGATGAAATAGGTGAACTCCCCATGTCTTTACAGATTAAGCTGCTTTATCTGCTTCAGGAAAGGGTTTATCAACAGCTCGGCTCAGATAACATAAAACATTCTGAAGCGCGCTTTATACTGGCAACAAACGATGATCTCAGGAAAAAGCAGGAAACCGGACAATTCCGTAAAGATCTTTTTTACAGAATCAGCACTCACAGTGTAACTATACCGCCGTTAAGAGAACGCAAAAATGATATTCCTCTTCTTTTTGAATATTTTTTAAAAGAAATATCTTTTGAAACGGAAATGCAAATCCCACACTATGATGACTCACTAATATACTTTCTCATGAAGTGCGATTTCCCGGGGAATGTGCGGGAATTGAGGTCTGCTGTTTATAATGCTGTGCTTAAAGGAGGCAGCACTCTGACTATTGATGATTTTCATCATTTGGATAATGGATCTAATATGCCTGCGAACACATTCACAGAAGAGGACATTCTCCCGACGGTCAATGAAATTGTGAATCAGCTTATTTATGAAGCGATGAGGCGCTCGGGGAATAACCAGAGAAAAGCCGCCTCACTCATTGGGCTATCACAATCCACCCTGTCACGCAAGCTGCGAATGTAA
- a CDS encoding cytochrome c3 family protein, translating to MKISALFILTLILAFSVFASAQQSPSEGGNRLADRHLSEYGNSCSDCHSTDAPAKAPEEEKCLDCHGSYEALAEQTANPEEEINPHGSHYGPVPCNDCHKSHGQSVLFCDQCHNFGVKVP from the coding sequence ATGAAAATCTCAGCCTTATTTATATTGACACTAATATTGGCGTTTTCGGTTTTTGCATCAGCACAGCAATCACCGTCCGAAGGAGGAAACAGGCTGGCGGATCGCCATCTCTCTGAATACGGAAATTCATGTTCGGACTGTCACTCAACGGACGCTCCGGCAAAAGCTCCTGAAGAAGAAAAATGCCTTGACTGCCACGGAAGCTATGAAGCTCTCGCGGAGCAAACCGCAAATCCGGAGGAAGAAATAAATCCTCACGGAAGCCACTATGGTCCAGTCCCCTGTAATGACTGCCATAAGTCACACGGACAATCAGTTTTGTTCTGTGATCAGTGTCACAACTTCGGAGTAAAGGTTCCTTAA
- a CDS encoding LysE family translocator, whose product MPDIQQIFLFAAASAVLAITPGPDILYVVTRGMTQGRKAALSAAAGFSLGNIAHTTFAVLGLSAIVMSSVAIFTVIKLLGAAYLIYIGWKTFTAKGAALNGSDTKVLSPKSIFIQSITANMLNPKVALFFIAFLPQFVRAENGSAAAQMAVFGLIFILCTFAVFSFCGLLAGFIGDYLKRHESAGTLMNRIAGVILMTLGLSLALYKKA is encoded by the coding sequence ATGCCCGATATTCAGCAGATTTTTCTTTTCGCAGCAGCATCAGCGGTTCTCGCAATAACTCCGGGACCGGATATTTTATACGTTGTGACCCGCGGAATGACTCAGGGGCGCAAGGCGGCTCTCTCCGCAGCGGCAGGCTTCTCTCTCGGCAACATAGCGCATACAACGTTCGCTGTTCTCGGGCTTTCGGCAATTGTTATGTCTTCCGTAGCCATATTCACAGTCATCAAACTTCTGGGAGCAGCCTATCTCATCTACATAGGCTGGAAGACTTTCACCGCAAAAGGAGCCGCACTGAACGGAAGCGACACCAAAGTTCTCTCGCCTAAATCAATTTTTATTCAGAGCATAACCGCAAACATGCTCAACCCAAAGGTCGCTCTGTTTTTCATCGCCTTTCTGCCGCAGTTCGTAAGGGCTGAGAACGGTTCTGCGGCAGCGCAAATGGCTGTCTTCGGACTTATTTTCATACTCTGCACGTTTGCGGTTTTCTCTTTCTGCGGATTACTTGCTGGCTTCATAGGGGATTACCTGAAAAGGCACGAAAGCGCCGGAACTCTCATGAACAGAATTGCAGGGGTTATACTGATGACGCTGGGGCTTAGTCTGGCATTGTATAAGAAAGCTTGA
- a CDS encoding ATP-binding protein, whose amino-acid sequence MWSIYKPYEWLNDHRQPVGMNVDLLKALTKAAGCSYEIVSGNYKDNLRKLESGEIDMMSISPVRSANRFAAPIPTSIVLYRYIFTRTDMPYLTNMDQLKGKTVLVVKNTYSHSYLVEHGDEYNIHIVTYDTSPEAMRALSDGVGDALLSTMELALNSAYQIGVKNIRSSFIPNVPAIYGFCVNKNNKELFEKMLKAMEEIKRNGVYFEIIKKWHIRDISTPSWYYYTLIALAAVIIAAFIILIWNKMLKKQVQRKTASLSSLSSLFQMVLDAMPECIYLIGKDGQVSWTNVNNAQKMRYPITNIQKEIKSAIHENKCFDLTRLSNDACSWRIVAVTLDNQQDRLLVIMSEITENVKLRDEALMAVRLAAIGEMAATMAHEINNPTALICLNMDLIKRIHNGINSYVNDHPNSFSDLDKYVEGWVSARKTVEEAEINISESLRRITTVIHELKAYSVSKPNTFEIIDIKKTVNDALKFIGFFTKKYTNCFVFNADDNLSKIYANPFQMEQVVINLIQNACYALTEKKQKIVCSLENTEDNKYVKLSVTDEGRGINNEIINDIWNPFFTTRRNQGGTGLGLAIISRIVKEHKGYHELSSIQGKGTVVSLYFPSFEKNEV is encoded by the coding sequence ATGTGGTCAATATATAAGCCTTATGAGTGGCTGAATGACCATCGACAGCCGGTGGGAATGAACGTTGACCTGCTGAAAGCTCTGACAAAAGCAGCAGGGTGCAGCTACGAGATTGTCTCCGGCAATTACAAAGATAATCTGCGGAAGCTTGAAAGCGGGGAAATAGATATGATGTCTATCTCACCGGTTCGTTCTGCTAACAGATTCGCCGCTCCCATACCCACATCAATAGTGCTTTACAGATACATTTTCACCAGAACGGATATGCCTTATCTGACAAATATGGACCAACTAAAAGGCAAAACAGTTCTGGTAGTAAAAAACACATATAGCCATTCATATCTCGTTGAACACGGAGATGAGTATAATATTCACATAGTAACCTACGATACTTCACCTGAGGCTATGCGAGCTTTATCAGACGGGGTAGGAGACGCTCTTTTATCAACAATGGAACTCGCCTTAAACTCAGCTTACCAAATCGGCGTCAAAAACATACGCAGCAGCTTCATACCGAATGTACCCGCAATATATGGCTTTTGTGTTAACAAAAATAATAAAGAGCTTTTTGAAAAAATGCTCAAGGCAATGGAAGAGATAAAACGTAACGGCGTATATTTTGAAATTATAAAAAAATGGCACATAAGAGATATTTCAACTCCCTCATGGTACTATTACACGCTTATAGCTCTGGCAGCGGTTATTATTGCCGCATTTATTATACTTATCTGGAATAAAATGCTCAAAAAACAGGTTCAGAGAAAGACCGCAAGCCTGAGCAGCCTCTCGTCACTCTTTCAGATGGTTCTGGACGCCATGCCGGAGTGCATATACCTGATTGGTAAAGACGGGCAGGTGTCATGGACAAATGTGAATAACGCTCAAAAAATGAGGTACCCCATCACAAATATACAAAAGGAAATCAAGTCCGCTATACACGAAAACAAATGTTTTGATTTGACCCGCCTTTCCAATGATGCCTGTTCATGGCGGATAGTAGCGGTTACTCTTGACAATCAGCAGGACAGGCTGTTGGTAATCATGTCTGAAATAACAGAAAACGTTAAACTCAGGGATGAAGCTCTTATGGCTGTGCGTTTGGCGGCTATAGGAGAAATGGCGGCAACAATGGCTCACGAAATAAATAACCCGACTGCGCTGATATGCCTGAATATGGATTTAATCAAACGCATCCATAACGGAATCAACAGTTATGTTAATGATCATCCGAATAGTTTCAGCGATCTTGATAAATACGTTGAAGGCTGGGTATCGGCAAGAAAAACAGTTGAGGAGGCAGAAATCAACATCAGCGAAAGCCTCAGACGTATAACAACAGTAATCCATGAGTTAAAGGCTTACAGCGTCAGCAAGCCGAATACTTTTGAAATAATTGATATAAAAAAAACCGTTAATGACGCTCTGAAATTTATCGGTTTTTTTACCAAGAAGTATACAAACTGCTTTGTGTTCAATGCAGACGATAATCTCAGTAAAATATATGCCAACCCTTTTCAGATGGAACAGGTTGTGATCAATTTAATTCAAAATGCTTGTTACGCCCTGACTGAAAAAAAACAGAAAATAGTTTGCTCACTTGAAAACACGGAAGATAATAAATATGTTAAGCTCAGTGTCACAGACGAAGGACGGGGAATAAATAATGAAATAATTAATGATATATGGAACCCGTTTTTCACAACACGCCGCAATCAGGGAGGCACAGGACTGGGATTGGCGATAATATCCAGAATTGTCAAAGAGCATAAAGGTTACCATGAACTTTCAAGCATACAGGGCAAGGGAACTGTTGTCTCATTATATTTTCCTTCATTTGAAAAAAACGAGGTTTAA
- a CDS encoding SurA N-terminal domain-containing protein: MLTSFRKQKAILKFALWFVIIAFVVTIFLVWGVGDKVANANFLMKINGQTVSYEEYSNALENTRNYMRSIFGDNFDSLAQDGELEKKVIEDLTNKHLLIQKAKENGITVSDDEVLALITSIPSFQVDGQFNKEAYQTILARSRMTPQQFEESVRADRLSEKMRELITASVSVSDEEVAKEYSYRNKKASVSYITFNAENFAHEVKAEEAVLKEYFSANAENYRIPKRIKVLYTYFDPAVFTPSAVISDQDAESYYVRNQDQFNTPETVHARHILIRVEDWHNEDAVKAALAKTESILNEIKGGLDFAEAAEKYSADSSAANGGDLGFFTKGQMVPEFEQAAFALNSGEISGVVKTMYGYHLIKAEEKKEASKPTLDEVKEDIKKLLTAQSGEAEFREYVFGRYTAIVKAANITAYNSTAEKQLPVRETGFFSAEDIIEPVSANPDVMTKLFKLSKSEVSQVETINGVSYIFEIEDVQESRIPEFDEVRSAVAADYVNAEAVKFAAAKSEEAMKEADIKAAADKLGTTFTTTPQFIRVQQIPGIGMNLELNDMIFAAGTGKFIARPFINGSSVYAVYVNEIVEPSMDELKDYADMIKNELLMTKSDEALRSYLEEAKAKAKIEISPFYENLFK, translated from the coding sequence ATGCTTACCAGCTTCAGAAAACAAAAAGCCATCCTTAAGTTTGCTCTTTGGTTTGTTATCATCGCATTTGTCGTTACCATCTTCCTTGTATGGGGTGTGGGCGATAAGGTCGCAAACGCGAACTTCCTCATGAAAATCAACGGACAGACCGTCTCCTACGAAGAATACTCAAATGCGCTTGAAAATACCCGCAATTACATGAGAAGCATATTCGGGGACAACTTCGACTCTCTCGCTCAGGACGGAGAGCTGGAGAAAAAGGTCATTGAAGACCTCACAAACAAGCACCTTCTCATTCAGAAGGCTAAGGAAAACGGCATAACCGTTTCTGATGACGAAGTGCTGGCGCTTATAACCTCCATCCCCTCCTTTCAGGTGGACGGGCAGTTCAACAAGGAAGCCTACCAGACAATACTTGCCAGAAGCCGGATGACTCCCCAGCAGTTTGAGGAATCAGTAAGAGCCGACAGACTCTCCGAAAAAATGCGCGAACTCATCACCGCCTCAGTATCAGTAAGCGATGAAGAAGTGGCGAAGGAATACTCCTACAGAAACAAAAAAGCGTCTGTCTCATATATCACCTTTAACGCTGAAAACTTCGCTCACGAAGTTAAGGCGGAAGAGGCTGTCCTCAAGGAATACTTCTCCGCAAACGCTGAAAACTACCGCATTCCCAAACGCATAAAAGTTCTTTATACATATTTTGACCCCGCGGTCTTCACACCTTCGGCTGTTATTTCCGATCAGGACGCTGAAAGCTACTATGTGCGCAATCAGGATCAGTTCAACACTCCCGAAACAGTGCACGCAAGACACATTCTTATCCGTGTTGAAGACTGGCACAACGAAGACGCCGTCAAGGCCGCTCTCGCAAAAACTGAGAGTATCCTCAATGAGATAAAAGGCGGGCTCGACTTCGCCGAAGCAGCTGAAAAATACTCCGCAGATTCCTCCGCCGCTAACGGCGGCGACCTCGGCTTCTTTACAAAAGGACAGATGGTTCCCGAGTTTGAACAGGCGGCATTCGCCCTCAATTCAGGCGAGATCAGCGGCGTTGTGAAAACAATGTACGGCTACCACCTGATTAAAGCCGAAGAGAAAAAAGAAGCCAGCAAACCCACGCTTGACGAGGTTAAGGAAGATATTAAAAAACTCCTCACCGCTCAGTCCGGCGAGGCTGAATTCAGGGAATATGTTTTCGGCAGATACACCGCGATAGTAAAAGCCGCCAATATAACCGCATACAACAGCACTGCTGAAAAACAGCTTCCCGTGAGGGAGACAGGCTTCTTCTCCGCGGAGGACATAATAGAGCCTGTTTCCGCCAATCCTGATGTCATGACTAAGCTTTTCAAACTTTCCAAGTCGGAAGTCAGTCAGGTTGAAACAATAAACGGCGTGAGCTACATCTTTGAAATAGAAGATGTTCAGGAATCCAGAATACCCGAGTTTGATGAAGTACGCTCCGCTGTCGCGGCAGATTACGTAAACGCCGAAGCGGTGAAGTTTGCCGCTGCCAAGTCTGAAGAAGCGATGAAGGAAGCTGACATTAAAGCCGCAGCCGATAAACTCGGCACAACCTTCACCACGACTCCCCAGTTCATAAGAGTCCAGCAGATTCCCGGAATCGGGATGAACCTTGAGCTTAACGACATGATATTCGCGGCGGGAACAGGCAAATTCATCGCCAGACCCTTCATCAACGGCAGTTCCGTTTACGCTGTTTATGTAAATGAAATAGTTGAGCCCTCAATGGACGAGCTTAAGGACTACGCGGATATGATCAAAAACGAGCTTCTCATGACCAAGTCTGACGAAGCGCTCAGATCATACCTTGAGGAAGCAAAAGCAAAGGCTAAAATTGAGATAAGCCCGTTCTACGAAAACCTGTTTAAATAA
- a CDS encoding FAD-binding protein: MSISRRNFIKKATVVAGAATIGAMLPDAVNAAPVQVPKKWDYETEIVVVGFGGAGACAAIEAANAGTSSIILEKQVEKTHYPNSRMSGGIFHSTVKEYKREALKQYALALFSGQNLPWKLESEEDPIVAEGLADLWADYIPNIIPWLQSIDPAFKPTMGSFVSKGASFPDFPGAKDSGYSVHTSSFSGYTRSMTGTKDLPYMQKEYGEAFFALLKKGVDDRKNKIRVFYESPAVDLVQNNKGEIIGVLADQKGKTISVKAKKAVILTCGGYEYNFEMRRAFLEGQGTEGWAFYGTTANTGDGISMAMKVGAGLAKVGKAASRLIAAPPVRHNGLKIGIITPAVGRPHSIMVNAFGDRYLAETKITDDPSRYFSYKEAVRFNIDTLRYPNSPSWLIMDQQIIDAGPLTNMAISTSAYDFLPWTADNQDAIKRGWIMKADTLQQLAQMIKNHPENKEQMVPENLEAAVKKFNEACAAGEDKEFGRRKVTLKPVEKAPYYAMPLYAGGPNTKGGIKCNEKRQVLEWTGKVIPHLYTAGEISSALKFVYQGGGNITECVVMGRAAGRNAADEKPL; the protein is encoded by the coding sequence ATGTCTATCTCAAGAAGAAACTTCATTAAAAAAGCCACAGTAGTTGCCGGTGCAGCGACTATCGGAGCAATGCTGCCGGATGCAGTAAACGCAGCTCCCGTTCAGGTTCCCAAAAAATGGGATTATGAAACTGAAATAGTTGTGGTGGGATTCGGAGGCGCAGGCGCCTGCGCAGCTATCGAAGCGGCAAACGCAGGAACCTCATCAATTATTCTCGAAAAACAGGTCGAAAAAACACACTATCCTAACAGCCGCATGTCAGGAGGGATATTCCATTCCACTGTAAAAGAATACAAACGTGAGGCATTGAAGCAGTATGCTCTTGCGCTGTTTTCCGGTCAGAATCTGCCATGGAAACTGGAAAGTGAAGAAGATCCGATTGTTGCCGAAGGTCTGGCAGATCTCTGGGCAGACTATATTCCAAACATCATTCCGTGGCTTCAGTCCATTGACCCCGCATTCAAGCCGACAATGGGTTCTTTCGTGAGCAAGGGCGCGTCCTTCCCTGACTTTCCCGGAGCCAAAGATAGCGGTTATTCCGTGCATACCAGTTCCTTTTCAGGCTATACTCGCTCAATGACAGGAACAAAAGATCTGCCCTATATGCAGAAAGAATACGGTGAAGCCTTCTTTGCTCTGCTCAAAAAAGGCGTTGATGATCGTAAAAACAAAATCAGGGTTTTTTACGAATCTCCGGCAGTCGATCTTGTTCAGAATAATAAAGGAGAAATAATAGGTGTTTTGGCAGACCAGAAAGGCAAAACCATATCTGTCAAAGCAAAAAAAGCAGTAATTCTTACCTGCGGCGGCTATGAGTATAACTTTGAAATGCGCAGAGCTTTCCTTGAAGGTCAGGGAACAGAAGGATGGGCTTTTTACGGTACTACAGCAAATACAGGTGACGGCATATCAATGGCAATGAAAGTCGGCGCCGGTCTTGCCAAAGTCGGCAAAGCAGCCTCCCGCCTGATTGCCGCCCCTCCTGTCCGCCACAACGGTCTGAAAATAGGGATCATTACTCCCGCTGTCGGGCGCCCTCACTCCATAATGGTTAATGCTTTCGGCGACAGATACCTCGCTGAAACAAAAATAACAGACGATCCCAGCCGTTATTTTTCTTACAAAGAAGCCGTTCGTTTCAATATTGATACTCTCCGTTATCCGAACAGCCCCTCATGGCTGATCATGGATCAGCAGATAATAGACGCAGGTCCTCTGACTAATATGGCTATATCAACATCCGCTTACGATTTTCTGCCGTGGACAGCAGATAATCAGGACGCAATCAAACGCGGATGGATCATGAAGGCAGATACTCTTCAGCAGCTTGCCCAAATGATTAAAAACCATCCTGAAAATAAAGAGCAGATGGTGCCTGAAAACCTCGAAGCAGCAGTTAAGAAATTTAATGAAGCCTGCGCCGCCGGAGAGGACAAGGAATTCGGACGCCGCAAAGTTACACTGAAACCGGTTGAAAAAGCTCCTTACTATGCAATGCCTCTTTATGCGGGCGGTCCCAACACAAAAGGCGGAATCAAATGCAATGAGAAACGTCAGGTGCTTGAATGGACAGGTAAGGTCATACCTCACCTTTATACAGCAGGAGAAATATCATCCGCACTCAAATTTGTTTACCAAGGCGGCGGTAATATTACTGAATGCGTGGTAATGGGACGAGCTGCCGGCAGAAATGCAGCCGATGAAAAACCTCTGTAA
- a CDS encoding sigma-70 family RNA polymerase sigma factor: MGDALVVEKVIGGDAASYELLIRKYQSKLFSTVLHMVKNRELAEDIVQESFLRAFRKLDTLNNRSQFYPWIKRIALNMALNHFEKEKRVLDVESDDDESSFFENIASGESPEELTLKEEMKRYVRMFVDSLPDRLRVVIILREVDDMSYEEIAEMLNIPLGTVRSRLFNARNIIKERLIKQGLADGLYKTS; the protein is encoded by the coding sequence ATGGGAGATGCTCTCGTAGTAGAAAAGGTAATAGGCGGTGACGCGGCGTCGTACGAGCTGCTCATACGCAAGTACCAGTCAAAGCTTTTCAGCACCGTGCTTCACATGGTTAAAAATAGAGAACTTGCTGAAGACATTGTGCAGGAAAGCTTTTTAAGGGCTTTCAGGAAGCTGGACACCCTTAACAACCGCTCCCAGTTTTATCCGTGGATAAAACGCATCGCCCTTAACATGGCGCTGAACCACTTTGAAAAAGAAAAGCGTGTTCTTGATGTGGAGTCGGATGATGACGAATCCAGCTTCTTTGAAAACATAGCCTCAGGCGAAAGCCCCGAAGAGCTTACGCTGAAAGAGGAAATGAAAAGATATGTGCGCATGTTCGTTGACTCCCTGCCCGACAGACTCAGGGTGGTGATCATCCTCCGCGAGGTTGACGACATGAGCTACGAAGAAATAGCGGAGATGCTTAACATCCCGTTGGGAACAGTCAGAAGCAGGCTGTTCAACGCAAGAAATATTATAAAAGAAAGACTCATAAAACAGGGGCTTGCAGATGGACTGTACAAAACATCGTAA
- the purF gene encoding amidophosphoribosyltransferase, with the protein MILDKFHEECGVAGVFGCKEAANLVYLSLYSLQHRGQEGAGIAVSDRDKIRYEKGQGLVADIFSADKIDALEGDMAIGHNRYSTAGESHIRNIQPFCVEINAGPVAIAHNGNIVNADEVKRQLVKNGAIFNSSSDSEVIVHLIAKSGIDNLIESIIASLRKLQGAYSLLLMTKDMLIGVRDPLGVRPLILGKLVNGYILVSETVALDLIGAEFIREIEPGEMVIISDKGIESLHPFDKKTPKPCIFEHIYFARPDSMIFGENVYDVRKRMGRMLAIQQPAEADIVVPVPDSGIIATMGYSEQSGIPLEMGLIRNHYVGRTFIEPSQSIRHFGVKIKLNPVKSVIKGKKVIVVDDSIVRGTTSRKIVKMLREAGAREIHFRVCSPPTKFPCFYGIDTPTRKELIASSHNVEEIRKFITADTLGYLDINCLEECAGGGEFCKACFNGDYPMMSLDGGGDNPKSGC; encoded by the coding sequence ATGATATTGGATAAATTTCACGAGGAATGCGGCGTAGCGGGCGTTTTCGGCTGCAAAGAGGCTGCAAACCTTGTGTATCTTTCGCTGTACTCCCTCCAGCACAGAGGGCAGGAAGGAGCAGGCATAGCCGTCTCCGACCGTGATAAGATAAGATATGAAAAAGGGCAGGGGCTTGTGGCGGATATTTTCAGCGCTGACAAGATAGATGCCCTTGAAGGGGATATGGCAATAGGGCATAACCGCTATTCAACAGCGGGCGAGAGCCATATCCGCAACATTCAGCCCTTCTGCGTCGAGATAAACGCCGGACCCGTGGCAATAGCCCACAACGGAAATATTGTAAATGCCGATGAGGTGAAGCGTCAGCTTGTTAAAAACGGAGCTATTTTCAACTCCAGCTCCGACTCTGAGGTAATAGTGCACCTCATAGCCAAAAGCGGCATAGATAATCTTATTGAATCTATTATCGCATCCCTCAGGAAGCTTCAGGGCGCTTACTCGCTCCTGCTGATGACAAAGGACATGCTGATCGGCGTGCGCGACCCTCTGGGTGTTCGCCCGCTGATCCTCGGCAAACTGGTAAACGGCTACATACTTGTTTCTGAAACTGTGGCTCTTGACCTCATAGGCGCTGAGTTCATCAGGGAAATAGAGCCCGGCGAGATGGTTATCATCAGCGATAAAGGGATAGAATCCCTCCATCCTTTCGATAAGAAGACTCCTAAGCCCTGTATTTTCGAGCACATATACTTCGCCAGACCGGACTCTATGATCTTCGGCGAGAATGTTTACGATGTCCGCAAGAGAATGGGCAGGATGCTTGCCATCCAGCAGCCCGCTGAGGCGGACATAGTCGTTCCCGTGCCGGACTCGGGCATTATCGCCACAATGGGATATTCCGAGCAGAGCGGCATACCTCTTGAGATGGGGCTTATCAGAAACCACTATGTGGGCAGAACATTCATCGAGCCCTCGCAGTCGATAAGGCATTTCGGCGTTAAGATCAAACTGAACCCTGTAAAAAGCGTGATCAAAGGCAAAAAGGTTATAGTTGTGGATGATTCCATTGTCCGCGGCACAACCAGCCGTAAGATAGTTAAGATGCTCCGTGAGGCGGGCGCAAGAGAGATACACTTCAGGGTGTGCTCTCCTCCGACTAAGTTTCCCTGCTTTTACGGTATAGATACCCCGACGAGAAAGGAACTCATTGCCTCCAGCCATAATGTGGAGGAGATACGCAAGTTCATCACCGCGGACACACTCGGCTATCTGGACATAAACTGTCTTGAGGAGTGCGCAGGCGGCGGAGAGTTCTGTAAAGCCTGTTTCAACGGTGACTACCCTATGATGTCTCTGGACGGCGGCGGGGACAACCCTAAATCGGGCTGCTGA